A part of Oryctolagus cuniculus chromosome 15, mOryCun1.1, whole genome shotgun sequence genomic DNA contains:
- the LOC138845286 gene encoding tRNA (guanine-N(7)-)-methyltransferase-like translates to MQGTEQGFGGDGRAVARRLAAQLWGSLTRRHWSSASSEVSSVCSPGSSHYRWATAIRGADVGSSLVLRSRRGSPPPGPGTAVGRARQGSPGAARQRREEAWRAARGCAPVCVQSGSAGCAPSRAAMRKQTHGNSSAPSARSPRARRRRRRCRRRGLALLAPARRAGPAPAPRRPHPAPPPLARAPHLPPHARARPRTTRPAPPARPDRGLSRARSSLSPLLQLEWKRHWSRGFCPLRPLLSR, encoded by the exons ATGCAAGGGACCGAACAGGGGTTTGGGGGTGATGGTCGAGCCGTGGCGAGGAGGCTGGCGGCCCAGCTGTGGGGGTCTCTGACACGAAGGCACTGGAGC TCCGCATCTTCAGAAGTTTCGAGCGTCTGCTCGCCAGGGTCGAGCCACTACAGGTGGGCGACAGCGATCCGCGGGGCAGACGTGGGCTCCTCGCTCGTGCTGCGCAGCCGCCGCGGCTCGCCCCCTCCAGGCCCGGGCACCGCTGTGGGCCGTGCCCGGCAGGGCTCTCCCGGAGCTGCGCGGCAGCGGCGTGAGGAGGCCTGGCGGGCGGCGAGAGGCTGTGCCCCAGTTTGTGTCCAATCAGGGAGTGCGGGCTGTGCCCCGAGCCGGGCAGCAATGCGTAAACAAACCCACGGCAACTCCTCCGCCCCCTCGGCGCGCtcgccccgcgcccgccgccgccgccgccgctgccgccgccgagGGCTTGCTCTCCTCGCGCCCGCCCGCCGggccggcccagcccccgccccgcgccgcccgcaccccgccccgcccccgctggCGCGGGCGCCTCACCTACCGCCCcacgcgcgcgcgcgcccgcGCACCacgcgccccgcgccgcccgcccgcccggatCGTGGCCTCTCGAGAGCAAG GAGTTCTTTGTCTCCGCTCCTCCAGCTAGAATGGAAGCGCCACTGGAGCAGGGGGTTTTGCCCATTGCGTCCCCTGCTCTCCCGCTAG